A genomic segment from Syntrophotalea acetylenivorans encodes:
- a CDS encoding peroxiredoxin: protein MKLEGTSAPHFALEGSDKKVHDLTDYAGKTLVLYFYPRDNTPGCSKEACSFRDLYSELNTLDVMLLGVSKDSLAAHDKFIAKFGLPFVLLSDPETSVMQAYGAFGEKTMYGKKVMGTIRSTVVIGPDGKVVKHWPKVRKAESHPQEVLEFLREHLG from the coding sequence ATCAAACTAGAAGGGACAAGCGCCCCTCATTTCGCCCTGGAGGGAAGCGACAAGAAGGTCCATGATTTAACCGACTATGCGGGCAAGACCCTGGTTCTGTATTTCTACCCGCGGGACAACACCCCTGGTTGCAGCAAAGAGGCCTGTTCTTTTCGGGATCTCTATTCAGAATTGAACACTCTGGATGTGATGCTGCTGGGAGTGAGTAAGGACAGTCTGGCTGCGCACGACAAGTTCATCGCCAAGTTCGGTCTGCCCTTCGTTTTGTTGTCGGACCCGGAGACATCGGTTATGCAAGCCTATGGTGCTTTTGGCGAAAAGACCATGTACGGCAAAAAGGTCATGGGAACCATACGTTCGACGGTGGTGATCGGGCCGGACGGCAAGGTTGTCAAGCACTGGCCAAAGGTTCGAAAGGCTGAAAGTCATCCTCAGGAGGTGCTGGAATTTCTTCGTGAGCACCTTGGCTGA
- a CDS encoding phosphate ABC transporter substrate-binding protein codes for MKKLSFIGLALIVSVLLTCSPAFSDSLAPFKGEKGTLKVSGGTAHIPVMKEAAQQVMMANPDIQISIAGGGSGVGIKQVGEGLVDIGNSGRKASDEEIERYQLKLHKWAIDGVGPVVNPANQVKALTQSQMMDIFSGKLDNWKQLGGADRSINIYTRDEASGTRAVFWKKGLKKGPISSGAHVVVSNGAMKSAIAQDPYGIGYVSVGHIDEMVAPVALDGVVPTIQTIQDGTYKVARGLYSNTKGEPTGLTKKFIDFLYTPEGKKIIEKRGFIPAQ; via the coding sequence ATGAAAAAATTATCGTTTATCGGTCTGGCACTGATTGTTTCCGTTCTACTTACCTGTTCACCGGCATTTTCCGACAGCCTGGCCCCCTTCAAGGGCGAAAAAGGGACATTGAAAGTTTCCGGCGGAACAGCGCATATCCCGGTTATGAAAGAAGCCGCGCAGCAAGTTATGATGGCGAATCCCGATATTCAGATCAGCATCGCCGGCGGCGGCTCGGGCGTCGGCATCAAGCAGGTCGGTGAAGGCCTGGTCGACATCGGCAACAGCGGACGCAAAGCCAGCGACGAAGAAATCGAACGCTATCAGCTCAAACTGCACAAGTGGGCCATCGACGGCGTTGGACCGGTGGTAAATCCGGCGAACCAGGTCAAGGCTCTGACCCAAAGCCAGATGATGGATATTTTCTCCGGCAAGCTGGACAACTGGAAGCAGCTGGGCGGCGCAGACCGGAGCATCAACATCTATACCCGCGATGAAGCCAGCGGCACCCGCGCCGTGTTCTGGAAAAAAGGCCTGAAAAAAGGACCGATCAGCTCCGGCGCCCATGTTGTCGTCTCCAACGGCGCGATGAAATCGGCCATCGCCCAGGATCCTTACGGCATCGGCTACGTCTCCGTGGGTCACATCGATGAGATGGTGGCGCCGGTGGCCCTTGACGGCGTAGTGCCGACCATTCAGACCATACAGGACGGCACCTACAAAGTCGCCCGCGGACTGTACAGCAACACCAAAGGCGAGCCGACCGGCCTGACCAAGAAATTCATCGACTTCCTCTACACCCCCGAGGGGAAAAAGATCATTGAGAAGCGCGGATTTATCCCCGCCCAATGA
- a CDS encoding DNA repair protein RecN, with amino-acid sequence MLTDLHIRDFAIIDVLEVGFSSGFNVLTGETGAGKSIIIDAVALLLGDRARVDLIRTGSEEAVVEAVFDLQGKPAVRQALAAGGFDDEEELLIKRVVNRNGRNKIYINGSLAKLAQLQPLTSQLMNIYGQHEHQGLQRADSHLAFLDSYAGLQPELDTYRHSYDDIQQLEQELQKLQDAEAGRLQRLDLLSFQLRELDEAELVAGEDEELLAERSLLQHGERLSRSALTGYETLYGAEQAVCTHLDAVAAELENSAGVDAQLSPLAETVRSSLYMLEDVAEQLRSYAGKVSFDAARLNQVEKRLALLADLQRKYAGSIDGLLAYRNDIAQESEALAHADATREELAKRLEWARLQLQQQGDVISTKRRAAAEALREAVEKELTELAMPKAQFEMRLFALPQPGPGGLERGEFYLAANLGEDSKPLAWIASGGNCRGLCWLCAERHRGLSISLRSYLTRSMPASAG; translated from the coding sequence ATGTTGACGGATCTTCACATTAGGGACTTTGCGATTATCGACGTTCTAGAGGTCGGTTTTTCCAGCGGTTTTAATGTTCTGACCGGCGAAACCGGTGCCGGTAAATCGATCATCATCGATGCGGTTGCCTTGTTGCTTGGGGATCGGGCCCGTGTCGATCTTATTCGTACCGGCAGCGAAGAAGCGGTGGTGGAAGCTGTCTTCGATTTACAGGGAAAACCGGCGGTGCGTCAGGCGCTCGCTGCTGGCGGGTTCGATGATGAAGAAGAATTACTGATCAAGCGAGTCGTTAATCGCAACGGCCGCAATAAGATTTATATCAATGGCAGTTTGGCAAAGCTGGCCCAATTGCAGCCTTTGACCAGCCAGTTGATGAATATTTATGGCCAGCATGAACACCAGGGGTTGCAGCGGGCGGACAGTCATCTGGCATTCCTCGATAGTTACGCTGGTTTGCAGCCGGAATTGGACACTTATCGTCACTCTTATGACGATATTCAGCAGTTGGAGCAAGAGCTGCAAAAGCTACAGGATGCTGAGGCTGGCCGTCTGCAGCGTCTGGACCTGTTGAGTTTTCAGTTGCGCGAGCTCGATGAGGCGGAACTGGTAGCAGGGGAAGATGAGGAGTTGCTCGCCGAGCGTTCCTTGCTTCAGCATGGCGAGCGTTTGTCGCGTTCGGCCTTGACCGGCTATGAGACTCTGTATGGGGCCGAGCAAGCAGTTTGTACTCATCTCGATGCCGTGGCCGCCGAACTGGAAAACAGCGCGGGGGTCGATGCCCAGTTGTCGCCTTTGGCTGAAACGGTGCGTTCCTCTCTGTATATGTTGGAGGATGTCGCCGAACAGTTGCGCAGTTATGCCGGCAAGGTTTCTTTTGATGCTGCCCGCCTTAATCAGGTTGAGAAGCGTCTTGCTCTGCTGGCCGACTTGCAGCGTAAGTATGCCGGTTCCATTGACGGGCTGTTAGCCTACCGGAATGATATTGCTCAAGAGAGTGAAGCTTTGGCGCATGCCGACGCCACCAGGGAGGAGTTGGCGAAGCGTCTTGAATGGGCGCGCTTGCAGTTGCAGCAACAGGGCGATGTCATTTCAACCAAACGGCGTGCTGCTGCCGAGGCTTTACGGGAAGCAGTCGAGAAGGAACTAACCGAGCTGGCCATGCCCAAGGCCCAGTTTGAGATGCGTCTTTTTGCCTTGCCGCAACCGGGTCCTGGTGGCTTGGAGCGGGGTGAATTTTATCTGGCCGCCAATCTCGGCGAAGATTCCAAACCTCTGGCCTGGATTGCTTCGGGGGGGAATTGTCGCGGATTATGCTGGCTTTGCGCCGAGCGGCACCGGGGGCTGAGCATATCCCTACGCTCATATTTGACGAGGTCGATGCCGGCATCGGCGGGGTAG
- a CDS encoding HD domain-containing phosphohydrolase, whose protein sequence is MSNKELYNSRLIDNFIRLLKKDYPEVNLSDILNYADMRHYQIADQAHWFTQEQINRFYERLVQLTGNNNIGREAGRYTASPDALGFMRQYVLGLVGPANTFKLIGQATPKLTRSSIYTSESLAPNKVKITVTPHKNVEEKVFQCENRLGFWEAVVTMMGYKTPQIEHPECLFKGDQCCTYIVSWEKTFSVTLKNTRTYLAIASIPTISLVSFFNPELSLSLFVPIIIFAFCLLSIFIEKTEKKEILRNVGDIKDSTDQLMDQVNRNYNNALMANEIGQAISNKANFKHLEQSIDSESNIDGILKDVIQILQKRLDYDRGFILLATPDRCKLAFRAGYGYSEKHQDLLRGTAFNLDNPQSKGMFVVSFHNQEPFLINDLSELKGSLSPRSLNLAKALGVQSFICCPIICDGEAIGILAVDNIRSKRPLVHSDLTLLMGIAPVIGISIRNADLLNARRKQFHSILQALAKSIDARDPMTAGHSEKVTDYALGICQELEQPKDFCEMIRVASLLHDYGKIAVPDAILKKPGRLSSDEYQIVKTHSQKTREILDQINFEGIYRCVPEVAAAHHEKLNGTGYPNGLKGDQIPLGSKIIAVADFFEAITAKRHYRDPMPLKVAFQVLREESGKHFEEEIIEALIRHFEKNHIQDFKDRWKNLEIPERKSLRVPCKTPVSYIMDGTRVAGTSADISAKGIFVESERNMNEGEKIQLSFTLPNFESEMYETSGRVAWINHKGMPRKRGLPMGFGVEFLDLNKRTFDAVLSYVIANHLPALTNQPC, encoded by the coding sequence GTGAGTAATAAAGAATTATATAATAGTCGTCTCATAGACAACTTCATAAGGCTCCTTAAAAAGGACTACCCTGAGGTAAACCTCAGCGACATATTAAATTATGCCGACATGAGACACTATCAAATTGCAGACCAAGCACATTGGTTCACACAGGAACAAATCAACCGATTTTATGAAAGACTTGTTCAACTTACAGGCAACAACAACATAGGAAGAGAGGCCGGTCGCTATACCGCCTCCCCTGACGCACTTGGATTCATGCGTCAATACGTTCTCGGATTAGTAGGCCCTGCTAATACTTTCAAGCTCATTGGCCAGGCAACACCAAAATTAACCAGATCTTCAATTTACACCTCTGAGTCACTTGCTCCAAACAAAGTTAAAATCACGGTAACACCACATAAGAATGTGGAAGAAAAGGTCTTTCAATGTGAAAACCGATTAGGGTTCTGGGAAGCCGTCGTCACTATGATGGGCTATAAAACACCCCAGATTGAACACCCGGAATGCCTTTTCAAAGGGGACCAATGCTGCACCTATATTGTATCTTGGGAAAAAACATTCAGCGTCACACTAAAAAATACCCGAACCTACTTAGCAATCGCCTCGATACCAACGATTTCCTTAGTTTCTTTTTTCAACCCTGAGTTGTCGTTAAGCCTTTTTGTGCCCATAATAATCTTTGCGTTTTGTCTCCTTTCTATTTTCATAGAGAAAACGGAAAAAAAGGAAATCCTAAGAAATGTAGGTGACATAAAAGATTCAACTGATCAACTCATGGACCAAGTAAACAGAAACTACAACAATGCTTTAATGGCAAATGAGATCGGTCAAGCAATCAGCAACAAGGCTAACTTTAAGCACTTGGAACAATCCATAGATTCCGAAAGTAATATCGATGGCATATTAAAAGACGTTATCCAAATCCTGCAAAAACGTCTAGACTATGATAGAGGATTTATCCTGCTGGCCACCCCCGACCGTTGCAAATTAGCATTCCGTGCCGGATACGGTTATTCTGAAAAACACCAGGACCTGCTAAGAGGCACCGCATTTAACCTCGACAATCCCCAATCCAAAGGAATGTTTGTCGTTTCATTTCACAACCAAGAACCCTTTCTGATCAATGACCTTAGCGAACTGAAGGGCAGCCTTTCCCCACGCAGCCTAAACCTGGCAAAGGCCCTGGGTGTACAGTCGTTTATCTGCTGCCCCATCATTTGTGACGGGGAAGCTATAGGTATCCTGGCTGTTGACAACATCCGCAGCAAGCGTCCCCTGGTCCACAGCGATCTTACTCTGCTGATGGGCATCGCTCCAGTTATCGGTATCAGCATCCGTAACGCCGACTTGTTGAATGCCCGCCGCAAACAGTTTCACTCTATTTTACAAGCACTCGCCAAATCTATTGATGCCCGCGATCCCATGACTGCCGGTCATTCGGAAAAGGTCACCGACTATGCCCTGGGTATCTGCCAGGAACTTGAACAGCCCAAAGATTTTTGCGAGATGATCCGTGTGGCTTCTTTGCTTCACGACTATGGCAAGATCGCGGTACCCGATGCCATCCTTAAAAAACCTGGACGCCTTTCCAGTGATGAGTATCAGATTGTCAAGACTCACTCGCAGAAAACCCGCGAGATTCTGGATCAGATCAATTTTGAAGGAATCTACCGTTGCGTTCCGGAAGTCGCTGCCGCCCACCACGAGAAGCTCAATGGAACGGGCTACCCGAACGGCCTAAAAGGTGACCAGATTCCCCTTGGATCCAAAATAATTGCCGTTGCTGACTTCTTCGAAGCCATTACCGCCAAACGTCATTACCGTGACCCGATGCCTCTTAAAGTCGCCTTTCAGGTACTACGAGAAGAGAGCGGTAAACACTTTGAGGAAGAAATCATTGAAGCCCTGATTCGCCACTTTGAAAAGAATCATATCCAGGACTTTAAGGATCGATGGAAAAACCTTGAAATACCCGAGCGTAAAAGTTTGCGAGTTCCTTGCAAAACTCCAGTCTCCTACATCATGGACGGCACCCGCGTAGCAGGTACCAGCGCCGACATCAGCGCTAAGGGTATTTTTGTAGAGAGCGAACGAAATATGAATGAAGGCGAAAAAATTCAACTTTCGTTTACACTTCCCAACTTTGAATCTGAAATGTATGAGACCAGTGGTCGCGTAGCCTGGATTAACCATAAAGGCATGCCGCGCAAACGGGGTCTTCCTATGGGCTTCGGTGTAGAGTTTCTCGACCTCAACAAAAGAACCTTCGATGCCGTACTTAGCTATGTTATCGCCAACCACCTTCCGGCCTTAACAAACCAGCCCTGCTAA
- a CDS encoding NAD(+)/NADH kinase — protein sequence MKGVGIYAKCSHPDAVRVAGDVVDWLAKRGQEVFLEEALARQLPGQGPGYERRQIPSMVDLIVVLGGDGTLISVARQVARHNGDRDIPILGVNLGSLGFLTEITRDEMFPCLERVLQGDFKLSRRMMLEAVIFREGQELKRFRVLNDVVLNKGAIARIVDMEVSVDDAYLTTFKADGLVIATPTGSTAYNLSAGGPIISPGLHCFVISPICPHMLANRPLIVSDDATIRIEVKSKAEHVVFTADGQVAVDLQAGDIIQVCKARRGTLLVDSPSRNYFEVLRTKLGWGER from the coding sequence ATGAAAGGGGTCGGAATCTATGCTAAATGCAGTCATCCCGATGCGGTTCGTGTCGCTGGCGATGTAGTCGACTGGCTCGCTAAAAGGGGGCAAGAGGTCTTTCTGGAAGAAGCGTTGGCCCGTCAGTTGCCCGGGCAGGGACCAGGGTATGAACGGCGGCAGATTCCATCCATGGTTGATCTGATCGTTGTTCTCGGTGGCGACGGTACTTTGATTTCTGTGGCCCGGCAAGTAGCGCGGCATAATGGCGATAGGGATATACCCATTTTGGGCGTCAATTTAGGTAGCCTCGGGTTTTTGACCGAAATTACCCGCGATGAGATGTTTCCCTGTTTGGAAAGAGTCCTTCAGGGCGATTTCAAGTTGTCCCGGCGAATGATGTTGGAGGCGGTGATTTTTCGTGAAGGCCAGGAGCTCAAACGCTTTCGGGTCCTTAACGACGTTGTACTCAATAAGGGTGCAATCGCTCGTATCGTCGATATGGAAGTCTCCGTCGATGATGCTTATCTGACAACTTTTAAAGCCGATGGCCTGGTTATTGCTACACCTACAGGTTCTACGGCCTATAATCTTTCTGCCGGTGGTCCGATTATCTCACCGGGGTTACACTGTTTTGTTATTTCGCCGATCTGTCCGCATATGTTGGCCAACAGGCCACTGATCGTTTCGGATGATGCCACGATTCGAATCGAAGTCAAAAGTAAGGCCGAACATGTGGTTTTTACCGCCGATGGTCAAGTCGCAGTGGATTTGCAGGCCGGTGATATCATCCAGGTTTGTAAGGCTCGGCGGGGTACGCTGCTGGTCGATAGTCCCTCCCGAAATTATTTTGAAGTACTGCGCACCAAGTTGGGCTGGGGAGAACGATAA
- the selA gene encoding L-seryl-tRNA(Sec) selenium transferase — translation MTGKSLRFKAGKVTLLLKNIPKVDKVLEWPAIKVFVEEHPRWMIVQAVREALNQVRAEILAGKATEEVLAEESIVERVGLAIEKLNTLGLRRVVNGTGVVLHTNLGRAVLPPSLRETMLEAAFGYSTLEFNLETGERGKRAVHVEELLCSLTGAECAIVVNNNAAAVLLALSSLARGKEVIVSRGELVEIGGSFRIPEVMEQSGAILREVGATNRTHPRDYRTAIAEETALLLKVHTSNFAVVGFTTEVSTEELVSVGREASLPVMVDAGSGTLIDLSAYGLQGEATVGEYLEAGADLVTFSGDKLLGGPQAGIIVGKRSVLEPMKKHPLLRALRLDKVTLATLEGTLRLYRDEKQALQQIPALRMMTLSAEDLASRAKSMVRRMRRGLPKSVSLKTLKGFSQVGGGTFPLLQLPATLISVSVDGLSSQQLEQRLRTRVLPIIGRIYQGDFLLDPRTVADQDVAEIISALKSLADF, via the coding sequence ATGACGGGAAAGTCCCTTCGATTTAAAGCGGGAAAGGTAACGCTCTTGCTCAAAAATATTCCAAAAGTAGACAAGGTTCTGGAGTGGCCGGCCATTAAAGTGTTTGTTGAGGAGCATCCCCGCTGGATGATTGTCCAGGCGGTTCGGGAAGCTCTCAACCAGGTACGCGCCGAGATCCTTGCCGGAAAAGCAACGGAGGAAGTTCTCGCAGAAGAATCCATTGTTGAACGGGTGGGACTTGCCATAGAGAAATTAAATACTCTCGGCCTACGGCGGGTGGTTAATGGCACCGGGGTGGTTCTGCACACAAATTTGGGCCGGGCGGTATTGCCTCCGTCTCTTCGTGAGACGATGCTCGAAGCGGCTTTTGGCTACAGCACCCTTGAATTTAACCTGGAAACCGGGGAGCGGGGTAAGCGTGCGGTCCATGTGGAAGAGCTGCTCTGCAGCCTGACCGGAGCCGAGTGCGCCATCGTGGTCAACAACAATGCCGCCGCCGTGTTACTTGCCCTTTCGTCCCTCGCTCGCGGCAAGGAAGTCATTGTCTCCCGTGGTGAACTGGTGGAGATCGGTGGCTCCTTCCGTATCCCCGAGGTCATGGAACAGAGCGGTGCAATTTTGCGGGAAGTCGGCGCCACCAACCGGACCCATCCCCGGGACTACCGGACGGCTATTGCCGAGGAAACGGCCCTGCTGCTCAAGGTGCACACCAGCAATTTTGCAGTGGTTGGTTTTACCACCGAGGTTTCGACCGAAGAGCTTGTCAGCGTCGGTCGCGAAGCTTCTCTGCCGGTCATGGTCGATGCGGGAAGCGGTACCCTGATCGATCTTTCGGCCTATGGCCTGCAAGGCGAAGCGACGGTGGGCGAATACCTTGAGGCAGGAGCGGATCTGGTTACCTTCAGCGGTGACAAATTGCTGGGCGGTCCTCAGGCCGGCATCATTGTCGGCAAACGCAGCGTCTTGGAACCGATGAAAAAGCACCCCTTGTTGCGGGCGCTGCGCCTCGACAAGGTCACTCTGGCCACTCTGGAAGGTACCCTGCGGCTGTACAGGGACGAAAAGCAGGCTTTGCAGCAGATTCCCGCGTTGCGCATGATGACCCTGTCGGCTGAAGATCTTGCGTCCCGTGCCAAATCCATGGTGCGGCGCATGCGGCGGGGGCTGCCGAAAAGCGTGTCTCTGAAAACCTTGAAGGGTTTTTCCCAGGTAGGTGGCGGCACCTTTCCTCTGCTGCAACTTCCCGCAACTCTTATTTCCGTCTCTGTCGATGGCCTTTCTTCGCAGCAGTTGGAGCAGCGCCTGAGGACGAGGGTCCTGCCGATCATCGGCAGGATTTACCAGGGCGATTTTCTCCTTGATCCTCGTACCGTTGCTGATCAGGATGTGGCTGAGATAATTTCGGCACTGAAGTCTTTGGCGGATTTTTAG
- a CDS encoding OmpP1/FadL family transporter — MKRTTKQHNSLLFICLAFALITCLGASQSHASGYGIFVQGADALGQANSTIAHSDGPSAVYFNPALLTSLTGTQIEVGTTAVIPSRKFKSDSDGSREKTEDKVYFPSTFYLSHQLNERWSAGLAVFNPFGLGTVWDSDWEGNSIATKSRITTFNINPSIAYQVTPRLAIGAGLDILILDAKLKNEAITDQQLTGDGEGIGFNVGLQLQITEELSFGAAYRSKVDIDIDGKVTFSPSVQDFFPNTDVKTSITLPAQFTAGLAYSFSPNWVVEAGVRWEDWSSFDELKVELEQVSALPSNSVSYPRNWDDTWAFNVGTKYRLNDRVALMAGYLYGDNPVPDSTFEPAIPDSDTHLFTVGSELTFDQLKVTLAYGFQLQEDRDKEDNEYGDVANGEYENYLHLAAISLSYAF; from the coding sequence ATGAAAAGAACAACCAAGCAACATAACTCATTATTGTTTATCTGCCTTGCATTTGCGCTGATTACTTGCCTGGGAGCCTCCCAAAGCCATGCTTCCGGCTACGGTATTTTCGTCCAAGGCGCCGATGCGCTTGGACAAGCCAATTCAACCATAGCCCATAGCGATGGCCCGTCCGCGGTCTATTTCAATCCGGCCCTTCTGACTTCATTGACCGGCACGCAGATCGAGGTTGGCACCACCGCTGTTATACCTTCGCGCAAATTTAAAAGCGATTCAGATGGCAGCCGCGAAAAAACGGAAGATAAGGTTTACTTCCCCAGCACCTTTTATCTGAGCCACCAGCTCAACGAGCGCTGGAGTGCCGGCCTGGCCGTGTTCAATCCTTTCGGCCTCGGCACGGTATGGGACAGCGACTGGGAAGGCAATTCTATTGCCACCAAATCAAGAATTACTACCTTTAATATTAACCCGTCTATTGCCTACCAAGTAACCCCCCGGCTGGCTATCGGCGCCGGCCTCGACATTCTGATCCTCGATGCCAAGCTGAAAAACGAAGCTATTACAGACCAGCAACTGACCGGAGATGGAGAAGGTATCGGTTTCAATGTCGGTCTACAGCTACAGATCACCGAGGAACTCTCTTTCGGGGCCGCCTACCGCAGTAAGGTTGATATCGATATTGATGGAAAAGTCACCTTCAGTCCGTCTGTGCAAGACTTTTTCCCCAATACAGATGTTAAAACATCCATTACCTTGCCCGCGCAGTTCACCGCCGGATTGGCCTACAGCTTTTCGCCGAACTGGGTCGTCGAAGCAGGGGTCCGGTGGGAAGATTGGTCCTCATTCGACGAACTCAAGGTCGAACTTGAACAAGTTAGTGCTCTGCCATCAAACAGCGTCAGCTATCCCCGAAACTGGGACGACACCTGGGCCTTCAACGTCGGCACCAAGTACCGCCTGAATGACCGGGTCGCCCTCATGGCCGGTTATCTCTACGGAGACAATCCTGTTCCCGACAGCACCTTTGAGCCGGCCATCCCCGACTCGGACACCCACCTGTTCACCGTCGGCAGCGAACTGACCTTCGACCAATTAAAGGTGACTCTGGCTTACGGCTTTCAGCTTCAGGAAGACCGCGACAAGGAAGACAACGAATACGGAGATGTTGCCAACGGTGAGTACGAAAACTATCTCCACCTGGCGGCCATCAGCCTGAGCTACGCGTTTTAG
- a CDS encoding replication-associated recombination protein A, with the protein MDLFEANQEPNSATPLAERMRPRTLEEMVGQEHLLGPNKILRRLIETDQLSSAIFWGPPGTGKTTLAQVIANSTSSRFVFFSAVLQGVKEVRELVKQAREERAYHSRKTLLFVDEIHRFNKAQQDAFLPYVERGDIILVGATTENPSFEVNSALLSRSRVLVLHALEATQIITLLKRALTDPRGLNDRHQGTTEEALSFLAEQADGDARAGLNALELAAALTGKGAITLKSVKEALQKQGLRYDKGAEEHYNVISAFIKSLRGSDPDAALYWLARMIEAGESPLFIARRMVIFAAEDIGNADPRGLQIALTTQQAVHFVGMPEGRIPLAQAATYLACAPKSNASYKGIDQALAEVRRSGALPVPLHLRNAPTKLMKELDYGKDYRYPHDYNGGHTAQDYLPEKLQGNKYYQPSDRGYEKTMGERLRTLQKAAIPSANRKTNDATPSEPDCSQEAKNRDN; encoded by the coding sequence ATGGATCTCTTTGAAGCAAACCAGGAACCCAATTCCGCCACCCCTCTGGCTGAGCGCATGCGCCCCAGAACTCTGGAGGAGATGGTGGGACAAGAACACCTCCTTGGCCCCAACAAAATACTGCGCCGGCTGATCGAAACCGACCAACTCTCCTCGGCAATCTTCTGGGGACCGCCCGGAACCGGCAAAACCACCCTGGCTCAAGTTATCGCCAACAGCACCAGCAGCCGATTTGTATTCTTTTCCGCGGTCCTGCAGGGAGTCAAAGAAGTTCGGGAACTGGTTAAACAGGCCCGGGAGGAGCGAGCTTACCACAGTCGCAAGACCCTGCTGTTCGTCGACGAGATTCACCGTTTCAACAAAGCTCAGCAGGATGCCTTTTTGCCCTACGTGGAACGGGGCGATATTATCCTGGTCGGCGCTACCACGGAAAACCCTTCCTTCGAAGTGAATTCGGCGCTGCTCTCCCGCTCCAGGGTCCTGGTCCTGCACGCTCTCGAAGCAACACAAATCATAACTTTACTGAAACGTGCCCTGACAGACCCAAGGGGACTCAATGACCGACACCAAGGGACCACCGAGGAAGCCCTGTCTTTTCTTGCCGAACAGGCAGACGGCGATGCCAGGGCCGGTCTCAACGCCCTGGAACTGGCTGCCGCCCTCACCGGCAAGGGGGCCATCACCCTGAAATCCGTCAAAGAAGCCCTGCAAAAACAAGGGCTGCGCTACGACAAGGGAGCCGAGGAGCACTATAACGTTATCTCCGCCTTCATCAAAAGCCTGCGCGGTTCCGACCCCGACGCAGCACTCTACTGGCTGGCTCGCATGATCGAAGCAGGAGAGTCCCCCTTATTCATCGCCCGCAGAATGGTCATCTTCGCCGCCGAGGATATTGGCAATGCCGACCCTCGAGGTCTGCAGATAGCGTTGACAACCCAGCAAGCCGTCCACTTTGTGGGCATGCCGGAGGGCCGCATCCCCCTTGCTCAAGCCGCCACCTACCTGGCCTGTGCGCCCAAAAGCAACGCCTCTTACAAAGGCATAGACCAGGCTTTGGCGGAAGTTCGCCGAAGCGGCGCCCTTCCCGTCCCCCTGCACCTGCGCAATGCCCCCACCAAGCTGATGAAAGAACTCGACTACGGCAAAGACTATCGCTATCCCCACGATTATAACGGCGGACATACGGCCCAGGACTATCTGCCGGAAAAACTGCAAGGAAACAAATACTACCAGCCATCCGATCGTGGTTACGAAAAAACCATGGGGGAGCGCCTGCGCACCCTGCAAAAGGCAGCCATTCCATCTGCAAACCGCAAGACCAACGACGCTACGCCCAGCGAACCAGACTGCTCCCAGGAAGCCAAGAACCGGGACAATTGA
- a CDS encoding class I SAM-dependent methyltransferase translates to MKTDREAVERQSRWAGLKPGMRVADIGCGSGKTTAMLNELCQPFGQAVGVDGSLERITHAQNNYKAPSLSYCCRNFYEPLDDLGLFDFVWVRFVLEYHREKAFEIVQNLSRILKPGGILCLIDLDYNCLSHAGIPVRLEKAIANITKKLELEANFDPYMGRKLYSFLYDLDYQDIAVDLSAHHLISGQLNEVDSYNWNQKVQVAAKNSNYCFSEYEGGFSEFVEEFQKFFADPRRFTYTPLLCARGVKPLK, encoded by the coding sequence ATGAAAACCGACCGTGAAGCTGTTGAAAGGCAGTCGCGTTGGGCCGGGTTAAAGCCTGGCATGCGTGTGGCGGATATAGGCTGCGGTAGTGGCAAGACGACCGCCATGCTCAATGAACTGTGCCAACCCTTTGGCCAGGCTGTTGGTGTCGATGGATCCTTAGAGCGTATTACCCACGCTCAAAATAATTATAAAGCACCCAGCCTTTCCTACTGCTGTCGAAATTTTTATGAGCCCCTTGATGACCTGGGGCTTTTCGACTTTGTCTGGGTTCGTTTTGTACTGGAATATCATCGAGAAAAGGCTTTTGAAATTGTTCAGAACCTTAGTCGGATTCTAAAACCCGGTGGGATTCTCTGTCTTATTGATCTCGATTATAATTGTTTGTCCCATGCTGGTATCCCGGTACGGCTTGAAAAAGCCATTGCCAATATTACTAAAAAGCTTGAACTTGAGGCTAATTTTGACCCCTATATGGGGAGAAAACTTTATTCCTTTTTATACGATCTTGACTATCAGGATATTGCGGTTGATTTGTCCGCTCACCATTTGATCAGCGGCCAACTCAATGAGGTCGATTCTTATAATTGGAACCAAAAAGTGCAGGTGGCAGCAAAGAACTCAAATTACTGTTTTTCCGAATATGAAGGCGGATTCAGCGAGTTTGTTGAAGAGTTCCAGAAGTTTTTTGCGGACCCCAGGCGTTTTACTTATACCCCATTGCTTTGTGCACGAGGCGTAAAACCTCTAAAATAG